Proteins from one Panthera leo isolate Ple1 chromosome D1, P.leo_Ple1_pat1.1, whole genome shotgun sequence genomic window:
- the LMO1 gene encoding rhombotin-1 — protein sequence MMVLDKEDGVPMLSVQPKGKQKGCAGCNRKIKDRYLLKALDKYWHEDCLKCACCDCRLGEVGSTLYTKANLILCRRDYLRLFGTTGNCAACSKLIPAFEMVMRARDNVYHLDCFACQLCNQRFCVGDKFFLKNNMILCQMDYEEGQLNGTFESQVQ from the exons GCGTGCCGATGCTCTCCGTCCAGCCCAAAGGGAAGCAGAAGGGCTGTGCGGGCTGCAACCGCAAGATCAAGGACCGCTACCTGCTGAAGGCACTGGACAAGTACTGGCACGAGGACTGTCTCAAGTGTGCCTGCTGTGACTGCCGCCTGGGCGAGGTGGGCTCCACCCTCTACACCAAGGCCAACCTCATCCTGTGCCGACGCGACTATCTGAG GCTTTTTGGCACCACAGGAAACTGCGCCGCCTGCAGCAAGCTGATCCCAGCCTTCGAGATGGTGATGCGGGCCCGGGACAACGTATATCACCTCGACTGCTTCGCCTGCCAGCTCTGCAACCAGAG ATTTTGTGTGGGAGACAAATTCTTCCTGAAGAACAACATGATCTTGTGTCAGATGGACTATGAGGAGGGACAGCTCAATGGCACCTTTGAATCCCAGGTTCAGTAA